TGGGATTCtagtaatttttattattattctctTTAACAGCACACTGAGAGATGGGAATTAAGAAGAGGGGGAGAGTAACGAGGGATTTGAATTCACAGGCTCTCATTCCTAAGGAATCGATCTTAATTATTAGATCAAAACTTCATCCGCTTATCATAACCATGATTTAAATAATACTTAATCCAAACACGCTTTTTGAACAAAACTTTTCCAAATTATCTCATATCCAAACAAATTCGTTTAACCtagaggaaaagggaaaaagaaaacccaaaaaaaaaaggaaaataaaaaggtttgtttgtttggttggttTGCTAGATAATCGAattctttttcttggttttctttcttaGCAGGAAGTGCGTTGAATTTCTTGTTAAATActtccacccaaaaaaaaaactgctacTAGTTGAGTTGATCTAGAACAAATAATGCACCGCATATAACTTAAAACAGAGTACATGCAAATATGACCATATCTGTCTAAAATTTTGTGAATAACTACGACTGCAGATGCGCAAGTTGTTGCAACTTCCTCTGGTTTTTGGTCGTCGTCCTTCTCTGCATTGAATAACATTACAAAGGGAAGGTCACGGGTCACCATAACTGGTAACGCCCCCCGTTCGGGAAATTAATACCAAGAAGGAAGAACATGGCCATTTGAGCACACTGCTCTGACAGGGATACATCTGTTTACGACCGGCTACATGCTATTGTCTGCATTGTCCACGTACAATTGGTCGCCTGCTAATAATAGTCCGATCAATTCCATCGTTGAGCTTAACATTTATGGAATGGGAAATTATTTACTGGTGCTtacaagaaatgaagaaagccGGTACTGACATCATCAGCTGGGCTCTGGCTAAGTTGCTGAATTGACCTTTAATTTCCTCGGAATATCACCCACAACTAAGAATTGGAGTGCTAGGAGGAAGGCGGATGACACAAAACCGAAGGTAACAAAAGATGCCGAAGAAGAAGAGCAAGGAAAGGATAAACATGCGTCAAAAGCAAGGGAAACGAAGCTCAGATCATGGACGGAGAAAGATACATTGAATGAGACGGTGCATCCTATACGAAAGCAGCCGAAAATAAACAACAATGCAATTTGCTTGTATCATAGCTTTgcgtttttttttccctttctttcttttttgggaTAGATTAGATAGCTAGGCAATCTCGTGCAAAATCTTGCAAATTTTACGGGAACaattgcagaaacctctccTAAGGTTTTTAACAATCTCACATGGccctcaaattttgaaaaatttcatttgacTCCTCTACTTTAAACTGTTTAtaacttttaaaatataatattaaaaaactcattttgggaAAGAGAATATAATTTCATTCCAAATATGCTCTTCTCTTGTCATTTCTTAATTATCACAATACACTAAATTTATCTCTTAGTTTTTAGTAATTGATTGATATAGTTCTTTAATGAAAATCTAAAAGTTGATCATAAGATCGAAAAACTTTTCAATAGTTTTGTGTCATTGGTTTCAACAAGAAATGCTAAATTACTTAAACTTATGAATTATTTACAATgcttttcaaaaataacttgCAATGATTCATAATCATGTGAATTTTCTATTATCGTACCATTTTAAAAACAATACAAACAAGTGTATATACAATTTTTAACACGTTGTatcttttttacttttcaaaCCATCGattagaaaaaaattcaaaaatatgtAAAAGGATTTATAAAACTTATTAAATTAACTCAAAACACTTTAcagtaaaagaaaatattatccttgtaaattgcaaaaattttaaataaaccttcaaatattaacttttgaTATATAAAAAACATTCTATATTTGGTTCAGTTAGAATAAACCTTGGTATGTTTTTGTTTTTCGTTTATTATTAATATACTCACCATTATGTAAGACAGCAAAAGAACAAATTTGGAACGAGATTATATTCACGGtcccaaaataaattttttaataatatattttaaaatgggTTGTAAAATGATGCAAAACACCTAAAGCAAGCAAGGGAGGCAAGTGAGATTTTCTAAATAAAATTGAGAGCGCCAAGTGAAACTGTCAGGTACTTTGGGGGAGGtctctgaaattatcccaaatttaGGAGGCAAGGCTTGTCCTTAGTAGCTCAACTCAATAAATGCAGCTCGTTCACAACTCGGCTGTACAAAGTAGTACTACTACTAACTGTTCGCGTCTTTTGTGCAAGTATTTCCTGAGAAACAGTGGACAAGCAAGCAAGCATCTGTATGAAGGTAGTAGCACCTTTTTATTTGAGCAGGTATACACTGCTGAATCTACTTTTCTTCATCTGTGTGCCACTGAAGAAGTAAAAGGAAATTCTGACAACGACATCCGAGCCTCAAATATAGGCCCCTTGAACGTAAAGATTTGACACTGAACTCCAAGGTTTTGCAAGTACTCAAGGTTCGTACACTTGACTATAAAGATTCGGTTAATCAATCATCAAATTAATTACCATTGCGAAGCTTTGTGATTCTAATAAGGCATTTTATGAAGGCCACATGCGTGATTATTAATTTCTAAAACTCGGTGATCCTGGAACTTCTTGTGGTCGGTCACTAATCTTTGGGATTGAAGGAGCTGTAAAAGTAAGTCAAGTCGCTGAAGCTAGATTCTTTCCTCTTATCATACTTTccaattcatcattttcttccttgtttaGCAGATCAAGATTCCACTTTTTGTTAAACTAACACAGGAAATTAGGCTGTCCTTGCTAGAAATTCAAGGTTGCCCCACCCTTTCTTTGTAGCTATAGATGCTGAGGAGGAAGAAATGGCCCTAACTAGCAGTAGACGATTCTTCAAGGCCTGCACCTGCAGGCCCCTTTAGACCCCTAAAGAAATTCACAATAATGTTGAATTTTTTACTCAACAGTACTAAAAATTTCCACTACTATCCTAGTACTAATCAACACTTCTTGAGCCCCCCCAACTGTTTCTCACCAGTTCTaggttattttttttcttatcaatGCATAGCTCGTCTCAAGCCAACTATCTATGCGGTCAAGTAACAGTTGGTCATATTAAACCATTGCATAATAGAGCTCTTTTCAATTTCTGATGGTGTCGTTGGTGTAATGCAGTCTCTGGTTCAGAAAGTGGATTTATTGCAATGaaccctgttttttttttttttttttttaaaaaaagaaaataaaaaaggatagCACCGCAGATGAGAACTTGATTGGCATTTCTATATACCAAGAAGGGTTGGCAAAGTTTGCTCTTCTCCCCTTGCATAAAAACAAATTCTTTGCATCAAATCCTAGAGGGTGCTACTACGGTCATTCcatattgtcattttttttttttacatttaaaACAAcagttcttctttctttttcaatttcacGAACCAAGAAAAATGTTGCAAAATAGAATGTGCTTCGATGTCAACTTCCCTGCATTTGACGCGTAAGGATTTGGCTTGTATTTAGTTGAGTATTCCCTATCTGCACCTACAAAAGCACACAAAATAGACcccaaaaatttatttaaaaaaaaaaaaagaagaagcagtCATGCGTGGTTAAAATACTCGTGTACCCTATCTTAAACAATAAAATAGAAACTCATTTcgtttaaataataaaaagtgaAATTCATTCGTCATTAGAAAAATCCTCTGTTGAATAAGCATAATTTGCCTTGGGTTAGCGTAACGTCTCTCCAAAGGCTCACAAAACCCAAAACCGCCACGAATTAGCCCACCCCACCCCACCCACAACCCCGCCCCTCCTCACTCCTCCTTACCATTGTAGTACCAAGTTTCCATGCCCCCAAATCTCACCTTTCACCAACTCTCCTTCtacccctctctctctctctctctctctctctctctctcactccaaGAAACGTCACTGTGTTTGCTGGAAAAATtaccccttttttttcattttccatagCTTTCTTGGTCTAGATTAGCAAAAGAACCTGCATTGTATCAGCTCATCTCTGCAGAAATCTTGAGAAAATGTGGAATCTTGCAAAAACCCATTGTGGGATTTTGAGTTATGCTGGGATTTCGTGATCTTCTTACAGGGTTTTTGTGCTATGGAGAAGCAAAATAGGCTTGTGGATAAGTCACATTTTGGTGTGAAAAGACAATGTGAAGGGTGAAAGTTTGAGTATCTGGTGTCTGAACTGTGTGTATATGTTTGTGTGTGATGATGGTGGCTGCTGTTTCTGGTGGAGGAGGAGCAGCTTCAACAACTGGCCCACAAAACCCCAAAACAATTTCTCGAGATGAGACTCAAACTCACCAAAGAAGACCTCCACTGCTGCCTTCTGAGAAGGATAATAATGGTATTGACAACCCAAAAAGGCCTAAATCAAGAGTTGTTTCTTCAAGGTACATGTCCTCTTCTCCTTCCACTTCTACTTCAAATTCTTCCTCTGCATCTTCGTCATCAGTTTCCTCTAGAAGATTCCCATCCCCTTTAGTTTCAAGGAATTCCACTGCCGCGTGGAATTCTCCTGCTTTGGTGCCGAAAAGGTCAGTTTCTGTCGACCGGAGGCGGCCGGTGACAGCAGCTAGGCCTTTAACACCCGATCTTGATGCCAAACAAGGCAATGCAGGTGGTGGTGAACCTTCAGCTGCTACAAAGCTGCTGGTCACTGCTACTAGGAGTTTATCAGTTTCTTTTCAGGGGGAAGCCTTTTCGCTTCCAATTAGTAAGACTAAAGCTGCCCCGCCTTCACCTAATTTGAGTAGTGTGAGGAAGAATACACCAGAAAGGAGGAGAAGTAGTACTCCTTCAAGGGTGAAGGGTGATGGGGGTGGAGATCAAGTTGAAAATTCCAGGCCCATTGATCAGCATCGGTGGCCGGCTAGGACAAGACAGGCAAATCCCTTATCTAGAAGCTTAGATTGTAGTGGTGGGGAGCGGAGTAAGCTCATTGGATCTGGGAATGTTATTAGAGCATTGCAGCAATCCATGATTGATGAGAGAAGGGCTTCATTTGATGGAAGGCTGAGTATTGATTTGGGCAATGCTGAGCTTTTGAAGGCAGTTCAGGATGCCCCAGATGGAAATTCAGTCAATAATGAATCATCTGTGCAGTCTGATCTTACTGCATCAGATACAGATAGTGTTTCTTCCGGTAGTACTTCTGGAGTGCAAGAATGTACTGGGGTTTCCCATGCTAAAGGTGGACCTCGTGGAATTGTTGTTTCAGCTCGCTTCTGGCAAGAAACTAATAGTCGGTTGAGGAGGTTGCAGGACCCCGGGTCACCTTTGGCAACTAGTCCTGGTTCAAAATTGATTGTGCCACCAAAGTTGAAGAAGTTCCCTAGTGATGGTCCCTTATCATCACCACGAACAATGTCATCACCTATTCGGGGGCCTATAAGAGCTTCATCTCCCAGTAAGCTTATGACCTCAGTTGGATCATCTCCTTCACGAGGAATGCCTAGTCCATCTCGGGTCAGAAATGCTGTTAGTACCATTAATAGTAGTTTTATTGAGACACCGTCAGTTCTCAGTTTTGCTGTTGATGTTCGGAGGGGGAAAGTTGGGGAGAACAGAATTGTTGATGCTCACTTGTTGAGACTTCTATATAATCGACATTTGCAGTGGCGTTTTGGAAATGCTAGGACTGAAGCAACCTTGCTGGCGCAGAAACATAGTGCAGAGGTTAGTTATTCTGTTCTTTTTGGACAGTAGTTATCTTTATAGTACTAAATTTGAGTATTTCTAGATTTACTCTGCAGTTAGTGTTTGAGCTTTTAGTTGACTGTTTCAAATATTTTGACAAAGTTTGCTTTTGCCCTGGATACAATGCCTATAAGAATGCAACAATTATGTCAATAGATTAGGTGCCGTGAAACTGTGTTTTTGAACATCCAAGTTTCAGTGGATTTAGAATAGCTTTCTAACTTTGATATCTTTTAACAATTATAGTTTCTTTTTCTAGCACTTCCTCTAGCTTTCCAATTTTATTGTCTTCTTTgggatagttttttttttaaacttttttctttttggggcttagttttttttttttttttttttttgtgttggaaAGGGGGGGGGGGACCTTATCAGTGGTCTTACCTAATTGTTCCTCCTCTGTTTTAGTGTCTGATTTTCATTTCATACAGATTTGAGCTTCAAGTGGCTATTCAATGACTGATGGCATAAATGCTTACTTGTTTGTGCTGTATAGCATATAGCTTAGTATTCATGTAGGTGTATGATCTTTATAATCCAAGTAACTATTTAATGACTTCATGTATGGCTTAGTATTCAAGTAACTATTGAATGACTGATGGCATAAATGCTTAACCTGTTTGTGGTGTATAGCATAGCTTAGTATTTATATAGGAGTGTGATCTTTATAATCCACTGATGGGTGGGTTTACTTTGCCTCTGTTTGGATGATTACCGATTTAGCTAAGCAGTTACATTACTTTACTGCTTTCATGCTCCAAGAGTCGTTTGTTTAGGAAACAGTTCAATACCCTCTAGAGATTCTCATATGAAAGTGATGGTATGGATTGACATAACTGTGAGAATTTAAGTCAAGTTTTACAAGTTTTAGAAAGTGAAGAACTCCTGCAGGTTTTACAATTACTTGCACCACCCAAATATCACTTCTGGCTCTGTGCTGCTCATGGCAGTCTAGTGTTGCAAGCTCATTCTATTTTATCATCTCTTTAACTTGTTTTTGTCCTCATGGTGGGTGATCTTGTCTTACCTAATACTGCTCCCCAGTGACTTCTTTCATAACTTCATGGTTTATATGTTGCTTTTTTGTAGTGCCTGTGTTGCTAAACTAGTACAAAGAGACAAAATTCTAATATTTTTAGCTATGCTTTTGTCCCTTTTCCAGAAGAGTCTGTGGAATGCTTGGATAACAATCTCAGATCTACGTGATACAGTCACAAAGAAAAGACACAGGTTACAGTTGCTGGGGCAAAAATTGAAGTTAGCCTCCATTCTCAAGGGACAAGTAAGCTTCATTCTTTTCATCAGTTTTTGGATGAATACCCTGTTTAAATGATGGTCTGAAAATCCTTCATTTACCGTGGTAAGTGTTAGGCCTTCTTTAGACACATAAAACATTTTGTGGTTGtccaaaaacaataaaaataaaattcctCATATTCATCAATGCTGGAGAGGTCTGAAATATATCAATTGAAACTTTTATAGACGTTAGTTTGGTTACATACTTAACCAAATCACAcctcagagagagagagagagtccaTGACACAATTTATAACTTCATTTATAAAACTGTCATGATCACATACTACCTTTCTGGTTATTTTGTAGTTCATGGAGCTAGTTATGATTTGGTAAATAAGTAATCGGATTCTCAATTAGTAAGATAGATATGAACATGGGATTGGGGATTGTGTAAATGTtagcatttttccaaaaatataaGTCTCTGGGATTTCCCTTCCGTCTCTTTAATGTCATTTTATTTGAAGAGGGTCTATATGGTTGATATTCCTTATCTATACGTCTTCTTGTCAATTATCACTCAACACTTTATGAATGGAAAACAAACTTAGTCTTGGTAAGTCTAATCTCTTGAGTTATTTTAAGTGAGATTCACAGTGACATACTCCAACTTGAATGTGTTTGTGAAAAAGCTCCCTTTTGTTTGATTTGGTTATTTTCTTTAAGCTTGAATACACAAGATTTTGTTTATGGGGTCGCAAAATTTTATCCCGTGAACCGTGTAATTACTCTTAGGAATTGCAAAAGTTTCAGAAGTCTTTTTCCTATCTGGGTGTTGCCCTGTTTACTTCCAAGCTGAGTTTTCACATATGAAAAGGGATCTGAAAGCTGatcctttttattattattttttttttgttgaaaatctTTAATTAGGATATCTTATATGATTGGATTTTGTATGGTTTTTATATGCTTTTGTCATCTAGCAATACAATATCACTGTCTGTGGTATGGAAACATGCAATCAGAGTGCATAGTCAATATTGATGCAAGCAATATGTTATTCAATTTACTTGCTAGTTTTTAGCAAAATTTCCAAGGAAATTGAATTTGTAACTGGAAATTATTGAACCAATCAGTAAATTATTTGCCTTTTCAATCGAATATATGCTGAAACCACTTTTCCTCATCTTCTGTAGATAACTTGTTTAGAAGATTGGGCTTCTTTGGATAAAGATCACTCTATCTCTCTGCTAGGAGCAATTGAAGCGTTGAAGGCTAGCACTCTTCGCCTCCCTGTTGGTGGAGGGGCTATTGTATGTGCCCTGATTTACTTTATTGCTTTCAAAGTTCTGAAAATTATCAAGACAGcaaggaaaaaaagggaaaaaatgggCTGTCATAATTTTCATTGACTGTATAAAGCTTTAATCATAACAGGCTGATATTCAAAGCTTGAAGGAGGCAGTTGGTTCTGCAGTGGACATGATGCAGGGAATGGCATGTTCAATATGTTCTCTTCTGCCAAAGGTAATTTATCTGTCTTTTTTGGATAAAAATTCTCAAACCTTTTGAATTGCTCTAGTTTTGTTTCCGAAATGCAGTTCAGTTGGAAAATGGTAGCTGAATTTTCTCCATCAAGGTCTCTTCTTGATCTAATATTTAGGTGATAAACTAGTGCAGCTGATCCTAAGCTTATGAGCGTCATTACTCATGTTTCAGTTTATTAAGATTTTCATCTCTTTATAGTTTGCAATATACGTTGTTCCCAGTTAAACCTGCAAACATACTTTTTATTTGTTTCTGTGTTGTACCACATGGAACATTCATTTACAGATTGATGTGGTCTTGAAAGGACAAATTAATTTCTTTATGTGGATAATACATGGCTGTAAGAAAAGTACGGAAACAGTAGTAGTTCATGGATAATTATTCTCGATCTTCACTTCCAATATACTTCTACTTCTCTTCGCCTCCCGTCCTTGTGGCTGATAATGAGATAACAAATTAGTCCTTATGTTGAAGAGAAGAGGAACATGTATATCCTAGTGAtgtaaattgaaatttgaagctATCTAATTGCATCCAGTGACTTCTCAAAAACCACGAGTCTTGCAGATTTGATTCCAAGGATATTCTGTTaaccaaagaaagaaaacgTTCTTACAAGCTTTGTCACAAGGTTTAACATATTTGGTATCAGCCTTTGCAGATTCTAGATATCATTTTAACTGTAACAGATCCCGGCAATAATTCATTATTCATCATTGAGATATAAAATACAATAATGCCAGTACAGTTGTGATGAGCAGAACAAACATACACCAGGAAGCAGTCATGTCTCAAACTTTTGGTATATCTGGCATATCAAGGTTAGCCTGAAGAAAGGAGTAAACCTGCATCTACATATACAATGCTTCTCGGTTctgttgttcttttcttttttaattaatgTACGGATGGTTGTTTGACTTTCAAAATCCTGGTTATGTTGAGAAAAATGAGCATGGAGATTATGTACTTGGAACATGCGGCTGAAAGATGATAATACTTGTAAAAACATGTCTAACCAAGTTGATCCTTTTTTTTCAGGTAGATGAAGTGAATTCTCTAGTGATTGAACTTGCGAAAGTGACTGCAAAAGAGCGAGCTTTACTCGAACAATGCAAAGATTTCTTGGCTGTGCTAGCAGCCATGCAGGTAAATACCAGCcatctctttttatttttcattcagGCAATTTATCTGATTCATTCGCTGATTATACTTGTTCAAACATATTTGACAGGTGAAAGATTGTAGTTTGAGAACACACATCTTACAACATAACCGTGTATGAACAGCTTGACATGACATTGTACAACTGATCCTTGTGACTACCGACTCTAATGCTAACATAGAAGAACTAAAACCATTCGGTGCAAAGGCGGAGATGGCTTTGGCGGCAATAGTGATGCAACAACAACTGATTAGTTTTGCTTCTCAACCGACATTTTTTGGGGAATAATTGAGGTCAGTCTTCTGCAGTATTGTGCCTTAGCATCCAGAGTTAGAGGAAATGTCTTAATCAGTAATTAGTTGTGTACacatttctttttctgtttcccCTTTCTTGAGGGAAAGAGAAAACTTTGTGTATATATATCCATCATATTATATATTTCCTAATGAAATTCTTGTTCACCAGTAGTTGCTATCACTTGTCATTTGACTCTCTGCACTTCATGATTTTGTGGCTACGAGCTTGATGTCTAATTAATTGGCAGAAATTCTGGTCGCTGTGGAAGCCATTCGTGTTGTAGAACCTAAAAACTATGAAGACTTGGGGGTAGTTTTCGGATTAAATCCAAGTAAATAGAAGCGTAAATTTGGCAAgcaaatataataatattttatttggtTAGAAAGTCGAACTTTGAAGCatagatagagagagagatgggGAATGTAAAAGTTTTGAGGAGGGTAGATTCGTCCCAGCAACCCAATCCAAGGCTGGGTGGGGCGCATCCCCCGACCGACAAACAAGCCGCTGACAATACATTTCCATTATTATGAAATGGCCTCTCTCTCCCCCGACTGAATGAATTGTACTTCCGGTTGAATAGCCAACCAAAATGGATCTTGAAGATCGTTTTTGGACCGTGACCCAAACAACCACCACTAGTGCTAAAAGCCTAAAACTGGAGGGGGAATTTTAGACCGCCACACCCAAAAGAAAGAGAATAAAAGAGGGGAATTTTGGCTTTACGCTAAAATTCAACCGGTGTTTCTGGAAGAGCAAATTAGGCCCGTTTCAACCCAAAAACGGAAGCCGAACATACGTAAATGGGTTTCGAACGATTTTGCTACCCCAACTCCGGGCGGAGTTGGCGTCCAAATCATTTGGAGGGTTTTTTGTTTAGCTTTAACCCACAAGATATCGGAGAAAGCCTGCCAGATAGTCTACCGTATTACCATCCATCTTCATTCCTCCTTTGAGTGTGGAAGTTGAACCAACCAAAAAACACAAGTTTTGGACCACTCACATTAATTAACTCAACTCCAAGATTAAACTCGGTTGCTATGGTACTTGTCTTTTATTATGTACGATTACGATGCATTTAAAGTCCTTCGCACCGGCGACGACTTCAAACAAGTCAAGTCTGCTCGCAACGGTCAAAACTTGATTCGAGTTCGAGTTGACTTTACAATCTAATCAAATTAAGTACGCGAATACTAACTCGTTAACACGTCGAACCAATTcgaatttatatattttaaacagTTTATGTCCTctgtatttttattattttattagaGTGAAATGTcaattttatctatttttaaaaatattaaaattattttttttattttatttgagctcgagttcgagctatAAAATAAGAGCTTGTCGAACTCGAACTCAACTTCAAGTTTAATAAAAATTGAGTCGAACTCGACTAGTTTATCGCAAAGCTTGAGTCGTTGGAAGCCCTACTTGTTCCCACCATAGAAGCATACAAGGCAAAGTCCaaaatgaaatgacaaaatagaGGGACACAAGGGACAGCTTAAATTTGACCTCCACAGCATGCggaaaacagaaaacaaaaaacacaCTCGGACACTGTGCTCCACTCCTTTTCATTGGCTTTCTTAAGACCCCCAACCAccacaccccaaaaaaaaaaaaaaaaaaaaaaccccatacaaaaaaagaaagaaaaaagtttgCACACTCTCCAACCAAGTGCCGTAGCTTTTTTGTGATgtccaaggaa
This portion of the Coffea arabica cultivar ET-39 chromosome 2e, Coffea Arabica ET-39 HiFi, whole genome shotgun sequence genome encodes:
- the LOC113731514 gene encoding QWRF motif-containing protein 2-like, encoding MMVAAVSGGGGAASTTGPQNPKTISRDETQTHQRRPPLLPSEKDNNGIDNPKRPKSRVVSSRYMSSSPSTSTSNSSSASSSSVSSRRFPSPLVSRNSTAAWNSPALVPKRSVSVDRRRPVTAARPLTPDLDAKQGNAGGGEPSAATKLLVTATRSLSVSFQGEAFSLPISKTKAAPPSPNLSSVRKNTPERRRSSTPSRVKGDGGGDQVENSRPIDQHRWPARTRQANPLSRSLDCSGGERSKLIGSGNVIRALQQSMIDERRASFDGRLSIDLGNAELLKAVQDAPDGNSVNNESSVQSDLTASDTDSVSSGSTSGVQECTGVSHAKGGPRGIVVSARFWQETNSRLRRLQDPGSPLATSPGSKLIVPPKLKKFPSDGPLSSPRTMSSPIRGPIRASSPSKLMTSVGSSPSRGMPSPSRVRNAVSTINSSFIETPSVLSFAVDVRRGKVGENRIVDAHLLRLLYNRHLQWRFGNARTEATLLAQKHSAEKSLWNAWITISDLRDTVTKKRHRLQLLGQKLKLASILKGQITCLEDWASLDKDHSISLLGAIEALKASTLRLPVGGGAIADIQSLKEAVGSAVDMMQGMACSICSLLPKVDEVNSLVIELAKVTAKERALLEQCKDFLAVLAAMQVKDCSLRTHILQHNRV